The following coding sequences lie in one Hyalangium ruber genomic window:
- a CDS encoding vWA domain-containing protein produces MPVLLYQAWRERHRRATLRFSAAHVFALQNRGLRAYLLPVLPLLRIVAVVAAILAIARPQSRDARVRDLSVEGIDIVVALDLSTSMEAGDFRPQNRLHVAKEVLAEFITSRVNDRIGLVVFAGAAYTQAPLTLDYGVLREVLKQLRTRVLEDGTAIGDALATSLNRLRDSEAKSRVVVLITDGDNNAGKISPLDSASMAEALKIPIYTILVGKGGKVPFPQGTDLFGNTVWRDTEIPINPELLQDIAARTGGEYYRATDPEGLKQGLQKVLDSLERSKLMEGGASATYREDYHPYLLLAFALAALELFLRATILRVFP; encoded by the coding sequence GTGCCGGTACTCCTGTACCAGGCCTGGCGCGAGCGTCACCGCCGCGCGACGCTGCGCTTCTCCGCCGCGCATGTCTTCGCCCTGCAGAACCGGGGCCTGCGCGCGTACCTGCTGCCGGTGCTGCCCCTGCTGCGCATCGTCGCGGTGGTGGCCGCCATCCTCGCCATCGCCCGGCCCCAGTCCCGCGACGCGCGCGTGCGAGACCTGAGCGTGGAGGGCATCGACATCGTCGTGGCGCTGGACCTGTCCACCTCCATGGAGGCCGGCGACTTCCGCCCGCAGAACCGCCTCCACGTGGCCAAGGAGGTGCTCGCCGAGTTCATCACCAGCCGCGTCAATGATCGCATCGGCCTGGTGGTGTTCGCCGGCGCGGCCTACACCCAGGCGCCGCTGACGCTGGACTACGGCGTGCTGCGCGAGGTGCTCAAGCAGCTGCGCACTCGGGTGCTGGAGGACGGCACCGCCATCGGCGACGCGCTGGCCACCTCGCTCAACCGCCTGCGCGACTCGGAGGCCAAGAGCCGCGTGGTGGTGCTGATTACGGACGGCGACAACAACGCGGGGAAGATCTCCCCGCTGGACTCCGCCTCCATGGCGGAGGCGCTGAAGATCCCCATCTACACCATCCTCGTGGGGAAGGGCGGCAAGGTGCCCTTTCCGCAGGGCACGGACCTGTTCGGCAACACCGTGTGGCGCGACACGGAGATCCCCATCAACCCCGAGCTGCTGCAGGACATCGCCGCGCGCACCGGCGGCGAGTACTACCGGGCCACGGACCCCGAGGGCCTCAAGCAGGGCCTCCAGAAGGTCCTCGACTCGCTGGAGCGCTCGAAGCTGATGGAGGGTGGGGCCTCGGCCACCTACCGCGAGGACTATCACCCGTACCTGTTGCTGGCCTTCGCCCTGGCCGCGCTGGAGCTGTTCCTGCGCGCCACCATCCTGAGGGTCTTCCCGTGA
- a CDS encoding VWA domain-containing protein, producing the protein MPSVEAWRFTFLGYQAGLAQPLFLLLCGVGLILGLMTLGLALRRSSRVRALLAERLVSRLAPGVSQWRPAVQGGLYGLGLVLLALALAQPQCGSRSEVTKRKGIDVVVVLDASKSMLARDVQPSRLDRAKLELATLLDELKGDRVGLVVFAGDAFIQSPLTSDYSAVKLFLRAVEPEQMPQGGSNIGAALKLSKQVLDNADRGSKERVIVLLSDGEDLFGEVTEAVDALKESNVQVLAVGIGSESGEPIPIYNRRGEFVDYKKDSAGETVITRLDRAGLTAIAEATGGSFFFQPRGVAMGQVVERVDKMQKSELESRVTVRYDERFQYYAVPGLALLVAGMLLLPSSRRRAS; encoded by the coding sequence ATGCCTTCCGTGGAGGCCTGGCGATTTACCTTCCTCGGCTACCAGGCGGGCCTGGCCCAGCCTCTGTTCCTGCTGCTGTGCGGGGTGGGGTTGATCCTGGGGCTGATGACCCTGGGGCTGGCGCTGCGGCGCTCCTCGCGGGTGCGCGCGTTGCTGGCCGAGCGGCTGGTGTCACGGCTTGCCCCTGGGGTCTCTCAGTGGCGTCCGGCGGTGCAGGGCGGCCTCTACGGCCTGGGGCTGGTGTTGCTCGCGCTCGCGCTCGCCCAACCCCAGTGTGGCAGCAGGAGCGAGGTGACCAAGCGCAAGGGCATCGACGTGGTGGTGGTGCTGGATGCCTCCAAGTCCATGCTCGCGCGCGATGTGCAGCCCAGCCGCCTGGACCGCGCCAAGCTGGAGCTGGCCACGCTGCTGGACGAGCTGAAGGGCGACCGCGTGGGGCTCGTCGTCTTCGCGGGAGATGCCTTCATCCAGTCGCCGCTCACCTCGGACTACTCGGCGGTGAAGCTGTTCCTCCGGGCGGTGGAGCCGGAGCAGATGCCGCAGGGTGGCAGCAACATCGGCGCGGCGCTGAAGCTGTCCAAGCAGGTGCTGGACAACGCGGACCGCGGCTCCAAGGAGCGCGTCATCGTCCTGCTGTCGGACGGCGAGGACCTCTTCGGAGAGGTGACCGAGGCGGTGGACGCGCTCAAGGAGAGCAACGTGCAGGTGCTGGCGGTGGGCATTGGCTCGGAGAGCGGCGAGCCCATCCCCATCTACAACCGGCGCGGCGAGTTCGTGGACTACAAGAAGGACTCCGCGGGCGAGACGGTCATCACCCGATTGGACCGGGCGGGGCTCACGGCCATCGCCGAGGCCACGGGCGGCTCCTTCTTCTTCCAGCCGCGCGGCGTGGCCATGGGTCAGGTGGTGGAGCGCGTCGACAAGATGCAGAAGAGCGAGCTCGAGAGCCGCGTGACGGTTCGCTACGACGAGCGCTTCCAGTACTACGCGGTGCCGGGCCTGGCGCTGCTCGTGGCGGGGATGCTGCTGTTGCCCTCCTCGCGCCGGAGGGCCTCATGA
- a CDS encoding tetratricopeptide repeat protein: MRRSGLGVGVLGLVLVVGLVLPVSAWAAGPLEVDHPRVAEGRAAYDARKYEEALNAFEAAKKERPDDPAVEYNRAVALAQLGRVAEAKSALQRVAESNQPELQQKAWYNLGNVHAGLGERKEALQSYRRALKLDPNDALARHNYEVVLRNLPPPQQSGGPDGGSDGGNDGGTDGGRPDAGQDGGQKADGGSPVDGGTDGGDAGADAGPPADGGMDGGADGGADGGADGGGDGGMDGGGDGGQQQEGQGDGGSDGGSDAGSGEGEGEGQDGGVDAGTEGDEQTESEVDAGVSPEDIDRLEAERLLDAMKQNEKNLQLWRFQQKKQRKPNEKDW; this comes from the coding sequence ATGAGGCGCTCGGGCTTGGGAGTCGGCGTGCTGGGGCTGGTGCTGGTCGTGGGACTGGTCCTGCCCGTTTCGGCGTGGGCGGCGGGGCCGTTGGAGGTGGACCACCCGCGCGTGGCCGAGGGGCGTGCGGCGTACGACGCGCGCAAGTATGAAGAGGCGCTCAACGCCTTCGAGGCCGCCAAGAAGGAGCGGCCGGATGATCCGGCGGTGGAGTACAACCGCGCCGTCGCGCTCGCCCAGCTGGGCCGGGTGGCGGAGGCGAAGTCGGCCCTCCAGCGCGTGGCCGAGTCCAACCAGCCGGAGCTGCAGCAGAAGGCCTGGTACAACCTGGGCAATGTCCACGCGGGGCTGGGCGAGCGCAAGGAAGCGCTCCAGTCCTATCGGCGCGCCCTGAAGCTGGATCCGAACGACGCGCTGGCCCGGCACAACTATGAGGTGGTGCTGCGTAACCTGCCGCCGCCCCAGCAGAGTGGCGGGCCGGATGGCGGCTCGGACGGCGGCAACGACGGGGGCACCGATGGCGGTCGCCCGGATGCGGGGCAGGATGGGGGCCAGAAGGCAGACGGCGGCAGCCCGGTGGATGGGGGCACGGACGGTGGGGATGCGGGCGCGGATGCGGGCCCTCCAGCAGATGGCGGCATGGACGGGGGCGCCGATGGCGGTGCCGATGGCGGCGCCGATGGGGGAGGGGACGGTGGGATGGACGGCGGCGGGGATGGTGGCCAGCAGCAAGAGGGCCAAGGGGACGGCGGCTCGGATGGTGGCTCCGACGCGGGTTCAGGAGAAGGTGAGGGGGAGGGGCAGGATGGCGGGGTGGATGCGGGCACCGAGGGCGACGAGCAGACGGAGTCCGAGGTGGACGCGGGTGTCAGCCCGGAGGACATCGACCGGCTGGAGGCGGAGCGCCTGCTGGATGCGATGAAGCAGAACGAGAAGAATCTCCAGCTGTGGCGTTTCCAGCAGAAGAAGCAGAGGAAGCCCAATGAGAAGGACTGGTAG
- a CDS encoding BatD family protein, with product MRRTGSGRTAVLAVLALLAASPAWAEIEFYQSVDRTEVGTEDTFRLTVVAVDAPPSAQVQLPAPKDFEVLSSSRGSQRSIQLSGGGPAVIQDITKHTLLMRASRPGKLTIPPAVLTTASRTYRTESIEMTVREGRMGPPPGQQGQATRPQLPDPFRNFPMPDPFEELEDSPTIPRGDSDLFLRASLDRNDVYVGEQTTLSLYIYSRVDLSSVDAVTMPKLEGFWSEEVESPTQLSGEQKVINGIPYRAYLLRRRALFPVKSGTLTITAAEADITTGFLFAGHRVHRVSNVLKVKVKPLPPGAPPGMANAHVGDWHLSMDVSPTRVELGQPVTVKIILEGTGNVKNVSPPKLNAPQSLKVYDPTTTDRVSPSKNRIQGKRVQEYLVMPQRTGTFTLPGLEFPYFDPRRREYDVARTDAVTITVEAGSGAVAQQGPTPTPMQDSANEQKNVLTAGGLRPLRYQARFVAPSTPVWQRAFFLPAVLAPVGLLFGAVLLGQVRGRLFAQTEAGRNKQQAKAARKRLAEAEKLRGQGSSTAFYAEVEKALNAFLEARLATPVVGLTREALGEKMAAANVEPARRSRVLFVLEACDMGRFGGGAELSERERILNEAAAVMEGWEK from the coding sequence ATGAGAAGGACTGGTAGCGGCCGGACGGCGGTGCTCGCCGTACTTGCCCTGCTGGCCGCGTCGCCAGCATGGGCGGAGATCGAGTTCTACCAATCGGTGGACCGGACCGAGGTGGGCACCGAAGACACCTTTCGCCTCACGGTGGTGGCGGTGGACGCGCCTCCGTCCGCGCAGGTGCAGCTGCCGGCTCCCAAGGACTTCGAGGTCCTCTCCTCGTCGCGTGGCAGCCAGCGCTCCATCCAGTTGTCGGGTGGAGGCCCCGCCGTCATCCAGGACATCACCAAGCACACCCTGCTGATGCGGGCGAGCCGCCCCGGCAAGCTCACCATCCCGCCCGCGGTGCTCACGACCGCCAGCCGCACCTACCGCACCGAGTCCATCGAGATGACGGTGCGCGAGGGGCGGATGGGGCCTCCTCCGGGACAGCAGGGGCAGGCCACACGCCCGCAGCTGCCGGATCCGTTCCGCAACTTCCCCATGCCGGATCCGTTCGAGGAGCTGGAGGACAGCCCGACGATTCCTCGCGGAGACTCGGACCTGTTCCTGCGCGCGAGCCTGGACCGCAATGACGTGTACGTGGGCGAGCAGACGACGCTGTCGCTCTACATCTACTCACGCGTGGACCTGTCCAGCGTGGACGCCGTCACCATGCCCAAGCTGGAGGGCTTCTGGAGCGAGGAGGTGGAGAGCCCCACCCAGCTCTCGGGTGAGCAGAAGGTCATCAACGGCATCCCCTACCGCGCCTACCTGCTGCGCCGCCGCGCGCTGTTCCCAGTGAAGTCGGGCACGTTGACCATCACCGCCGCCGAGGCGGACATCACCACCGGCTTCCTGTTCGCCGGCCACCGGGTGCATCGGGTGTCCAACGTCCTCAAGGTGAAGGTGAAGCCGCTGCCACCGGGCGCGCCACCGGGCATGGCCAACGCCCACGTGGGTGACTGGCACCTGTCCATGGACGTGTCGCCCACCCGCGTGGAGCTGGGCCAGCCCGTCACCGTGAAGATCATCCTCGAGGGCACGGGCAACGTGAAGAACGTCAGCCCGCCCAAGCTCAATGCACCCCAGTCGCTCAAGGTGTACGACCCGACGACGACGGACCGGGTCTCTCCGAGCAAGAACCGCATCCAGGGCAAGCGGGTGCAGGAGTACCTGGTGATGCCGCAGCGCACGGGCACCTTCACGCTCCCGGGGCTGGAGTTCCCCTACTTCGATCCGCGCCGCCGCGAGTACGACGTGGCGCGCACCGACGCCGTCACCATCACCGTGGAGGCGGGCTCGGGCGCGGTGGCGCAGCAGGGGCCGACGCCCACGCCGATGCAGGACTCGGCCAACGAGCAGAAGAACGTGCTGACCGCGGGAGGCCTGCGGCCGCTGCGCTACCAGGCGCGCTTCGTGGCGCCCTCCACGCCGGTGTGGCAGCGGGCCTTCTTCCTGCCCGCGGTGCTGGCGCCGGTGGGGCTCCTGTTCGGGGCGGTGCTGCTGGGGCAGGTGCGCGGGCGGCTCTTCGCGCAGACGGAGGCGGGCCGCAACAAGCAGCAGGCGAAGGCGGCGCGCAAGCGGCTGGCCGAGGCGGAGAAGCTCCGAGGCCAGGGCAGCAGCACCGCCTTCTACGCCGAGGTGGAGAAGGCGCTGAACGCCTTCCTGGAGGCCCGGTTGGCCACGCCCGTGGTGGGGCTCACCCGCGAGGCGCTGGGCGAGAAGATGGCGGCGGCGAACGTGGAGCCGGCGCGGCGCTCGCGGGTGCTCTTCGTGCTGGAGGCCTGTGACATGGGCCGATTCGGCGGCGGCGCCGAGCTGTCCGAGCGGGAGCGCATCCTCAACGAGGCGGCGGCCGTGATGGAGGGGTGGGAGAAGTGA
- a CDS encoding SH3 domain-containing protein translates to MLSQGYYTPEEAQALFTQANEAYAREEYKTAQEGYEKLLSHGQGGPDVQYNLGTTYLALGDLGRATLALERAWKEGGRAPDLEANLALARARQVDKVEGATLEEDFLTRVVKATPGVVIGWVFLGAWVAGFGLLLLFRYLTPGKRTWAAVLAGVALTVSGPAGALLAAHVWIHQSVHEAVVLSPTLVAREFPRGEAKVLFEVHAGLKVRLLEETGRYVRIRLPNGLEGWTEREGVAEI, encoded by the coding sequence ATGCTCTCCCAGGGCTATTACACGCCCGAGGAGGCCCAGGCCCTCTTCACCCAGGCCAACGAGGCCTACGCCCGTGAGGAATACAAGACCGCGCAGGAGGGCTACGAGAAGCTGCTCTCCCACGGACAGGGTGGCCCGGACGTGCAGTACAACCTGGGCACCACGTACCTGGCGCTGGGAGACTTGGGCCGGGCGACGCTCGCGCTGGAGCGCGCCTGGAAGGAGGGCGGTCGCGCTCCCGACCTGGAAGCCAACCTCGCGCTGGCCCGCGCCCGACAGGTGGACAAGGTGGAAGGGGCCACGTTGGAGGAGGACTTCCTCACGCGCGTGGTGAAGGCCACGCCGGGAGTGGTCATCGGCTGGGTGTTCCTGGGCGCATGGGTGGCGGGCTTCGGCCTGCTGTTGCTCTTCCGTTACCTGACGCCAGGCAAGCGCACGTGGGCGGCGGTGCTCGCGGGCGTGGCGCTCACGGTGTCGGGGCCGGCGGGGGCGCTGCTGGCGGCGCACGTGTGGATCCACCAGTCGGTGCATGAGGCGGTGGTGCTCTCGCCCACGCTGGTGGCGCGGGAGTTCCCTCGCGGCGAAGCCAAGGTGCTCTTCGAGGTCCACGCGGGGCTGAAGGTGCGGCTGCTGGAGGAGACGGGGCGCTACGTGCGCATCCGCCTGCCCAACGGCCTGGAGGGGTGGACCGAGCGCGAGGGTGTGGCGGAGATATGA
- a CDS encoding ABC transporter ATP-binding protein has product MIEVHEATKVYRRGRTEVRALGGVSLTVPRGQFLSVMGPSGSGKSTLLNLLGALDVPTSGSIRIDGQELSRMNDTALSTFRRERLGFIFQFFNLMPTLTAVENVMLPGLLAGRSSAPLQASAEALLETVGLRGRAHHRPDELSGGEMQRVAVARALLTQPALLLADEPTGNLDSRTGSEVLRLLREATRERQLTVVMVTHDPRAAAVGDRIVRLADGVIVGDEPVHEQAA; this is encoded by the coding sequence ATGATCGAGGTCCACGAGGCGACGAAGGTGTACCGCCGGGGGCGCACGGAGGTGCGGGCGCTCGGGGGCGTGTCGCTGACGGTGCCTCGGGGACAGTTCCTCTCGGTGATGGGGCCTTCGGGTTCGGGCAAGAGCACGCTGCTCAACCTGCTGGGGGCGCTGGATGTGCCCACCAGCGGGAGCATCCGCATCGACGGGCAGGAGCTGTCGCGGATGAACGACACCGCGCTCTCGACGTTCCGGCGGGAGCGGCTGGGCTTCATCTTCCAGTTCTTCAACCTGATGCCCACGCTCACGGCGGTGGAGAACGTGATGTTGCCGGGGCTGCTGGCGGGCCGTTCGAGCGCTCCGCTGCAGGCGAGCGCCGAGGCCCTGCTGGAGACGGTGGGGCTGCGAGGCCGGGCCCACCACCGCCCGGACGAGCTGTCGGGCGGAGAGATGCAGCGCGTGGCGGTGGCGCGGGCGCTCCTGACGCAACCGGCCCTGCTCCTGGCCGACGAGCCCACGGGCAACCTGGACTCGAGGACAGGGTCAGAAGTGCTCCGGCTGTTGCGCGAGGCGACCCGCGAGCGCCAACTCACGGTGGTGATGGTCACCCACGACCCCCGAGCGGCCGCGGTCGGGGACCGGATCGTCCGCTTGGCGGATGGCGTCATCGTGGGAGACGAGCCGGTTCACGAGCAGGCAGCTTGA
- a CDS encoding tetratricopeptide repeat protein — protein sequence MAENLECPECHAPIAPDDFQCESCELLLNPHLASGEYVITEPTIVRALLSPPMRTASQEMPAVPARSTVHDAVTVRFAIPIDEGTIPYLSAGLDDALQPLHPFEAYVASFIDGTQTVSALARAARLPEIEIKVVLKSLLERRMVELHRQPVPRPPEEELPLLNGVEFLEEPPAPPPAARPAPPPPRLPIVPPPAPTRPAAPARASTATPPPIVPRIPSTPPPIAKPPPRSSATPPPLQEPANASRSTERTEDFLQRAIRLEREGQVDRAIEVLKRGLARASSPAPLYNKLALILVNQRKDFSQASELLEQAVELEPNNPVFQQNLLKVVALAASAQTGSKGRKGGRSSRFS from the coding sequence ATGGCCGAAAACCTCGAATGTCCCGAGTGCCATGCGCCCATCGCGCCGGATGACTTCCAGTGCGAGAGCTGCGAGCTGTTGCTCAACCCGCACCTGGCGTCCGGTGAGTACGTCATCACCGAGCCCACCATCGTCCGGGCGCTGCTCTCCCCGCCGATGCGCACGGCCTCCCAGGAGATGCCGGCCGTCCCCGCGCGCTCCACCGTTCATGACGCCGTCACGGTGCGCTTCGCCATCCCCATCGACGAGGGCACGATCCCCTACTTGAGCGCCGGCCTGGACGACGCGCTCCAGCCCCTGCACCCCTTCGAGGCCTATGTGGCCTCCTTCATCGACGGGACGCAGACCGTCTCCGCCCTGGCCCGCGCCGCCCGGCTGCCGGAGATCGAGATCAAGGTCGTGCTCAAGTCGCTCCTCGAGCGGCGGATGGTGGAGCTGCACCGCCAGCCCGTTCCGCGCCCTCCCGAGGAGGAGCTGCCGCTGCTCAATGGTGTGGAGTTCCTCGAAGAGCCCCCCGCGCCACCTCCCGCCGCTCGCCCCGCGCCGCCCCCGCCGCGCCTGCCCATCGTTCCCCCTCCCGCGCCCACGCGCCCCGCGGCTCCCGCTCGGGCTTCCACCGCGACCCCGCCGCCGATCGTCCCTCGCATTCCCTCCACGCCTCCTCCGATCGCCAAACCGCCGCCCCGCTCCAGCGCCACCCCGCCCCCTCTGCAGGAACCCGCCAACGCGTCTCGGTCCACGGAGCGGACCGAGGACTTCCTCCAGCGCGCCATTCGACTGGAGCGCGAGGGGCAGGTGGACCGGGCCATCGAGGTGCTCAAGCGCGGGCTGGCGCGGGCCTCGTCCCCCGCTCCGCTCTACAACAAGCTGGCGCTCATCCTGGTGAACCAGCGCAAGGACTTCTCGCAGGCCTCGGAGCTGCTCGAACAGGCCGTGGAGCTGGAGCCGAACAACCCCGTCTTCCAGCAGAACCTGCTGAAGGTGGTGGCCCTGGCGGCGAGCGCCCAGACGGGCAGCAAGGGGCGGAAGGGCGGTCGCTCCTCGCGCTTCAGCTGA
- a CDS encoding ABC transporter permease, which produces MYLPLLRLISFRHFLQAPLRTALTLMGVAVGVATMVGVTSINRSVMDAFRSTVDTIAGKADITVAGARVGFDEAVLEQVRAVPGVAHASGGITFIAPVQGSPGEALYVMGVDLLDDGHFRTYEGVDRDIGVLSDDLEFLNSTDRMLVSERFAREHGLKVGDRFGLMTSSGAQDFFVHALIRESGPVKAFGGSVAVMDVASAQVAFGRDRVLDRIDVAADPKVGVEATLQNLKQALGPAFEVERPSRRGGSVETMVRSFQMGLNLGSGVALLVGVFLVYNTISIGVVQRRREIGTLRALGASRLRIRALFTLEAVGLGALGTVLGLPLGVLIGRGAIGVVSDSISSLYVKVNARDVTVTALELGLGIGLGVLGSGFAALWPALRASRVAPVEALRRDAAAGAEAGVSRVGTVAMGLLCLGLVYPLTLLPAPVENLPVGGYLSVFLVMMGTTLLAPTLLRGLWYVYRRPGEWLLGISGRLAADNFARAPVRTAVPVSALAIGVALAVCIAGFVGSFQRSTHKWINQSVPADLFITSSARMAGVQNQPMKPALGDAFEKLPGVAQVERVRMLPHDVLGLRVYILSLVPEIYEQRAQPIILEGRMLTPEEWSAGRIIVSENLSRRRDLHVGDTLEISTPTGQRTYTVGAVSVDYTSDQGTVVMSREVYMAHFQDDQVDVFELYLSDPARVEEVRQAITEAHGRQYDLYVLTNGELRQEVTSLIDDAFTVTYAMEAVAVLLALLGVINTLLAAVLDRTREIGLLRAVGAARAHVLRLFVGEAAFIGLSGGLIGVAAGTVMGLIVTITVGEQSTGWRFPYVFPTGVALQMSAAATLCAAVAGLYPARRAASLDVIEALAYE; this is translated from the coding sequence GTGTACCTCCCTCTGCTGCGGCTGATCTCCTTCCGGCACTTTCTCCAGGCGCCGCTTCGCACGGCGCTGACGCTGATGGGCGTGGCGGTGGGTGTGGCGACGATGGTGGGGGTTACCTCCATCAACCGCTCGGTGATGGATGCGTTCCGCTCCACGGTGGACACCATCGCGGGCAAGGCGGACATCACCGTGGCGGGCGCTCGGGTGGGCTTCGACGAAGCGGTGCTCGAGCAGGTGCGGGCGGTGCCGGGCGTGGCGCATGCCTCGGGGGGCATCACCTTCATCGCTCCGGTGCAGGGCTCACCGGGCGAGGCCCTCTACGTCATGGGCGTGGATCTGCTCGATGATGGACACTTCCGGACCTACGAGGGCGTGGACCGGGACATCGGCGTGCTGTCGGACGACCTGGAGTTCCTCAACTCCACGGATCGGATGCTGGTGTCCGAGCGCTTTGCCCGCGAGCACGGCTTGAAGGTGGGAGACCGCTTCGGGCTGATGACCTCCAGCGGGGCGCAGGACTTCTTCGTGCATGCGCTGATCCGCGAGTCCGGGCCGGTGAAGGCGTTCGGCGGCTCGGTGGCGGTGATGGACGTGGCCTCGGCGCAGGTGGCCTTCGGACGGGACCGGGTGCTGGACCGCATCGACGTGGCGGCCGACCCGAAGGTGGGCGTGGAGGCGACCCTCCAGAACCTGAAGCAGGCCCTGGGGCCAGCCTTCGAGGTGGAGCGTCCCTCGCGCCGGGGCGGCTCGGTGGAGACGATGGTCCGCAGCTTCCAGATGGGGCTCAACCTGGGCTCGGGCGTGGCGCTGCTGGTGGGCGTGTTCCTCGTCTACAACACCATCTCCATCGGCGTGGTGCAGCGGCGACGGGAGATCGGCACGCTCCGGGCCCTGGGCGCCTCGCGCCTGCGCATCCGCGCGCTGTTCACCCTGGAGGCGGTGGGACTGGGTGCGCTGGGGACCGTGCTCGGCCTGCCGCTGGGCGTGCTCATCGGCCGGGGCGCCATCGGTGTGGTCTCCGACTCCATCTCCAGCCTGTACGTGAAGGTCAACGCGCGCGACGTGACGGTAACCGCGCTGGAGCTAGGGCTGGGCATCGGGCTGGGCGTGCTGGGCAGCGGGTTCGCGGCGTTGTGGCCGGCGCTGAGGGCCTCGCGCGTGGCACCGGTGGAGGCCTTACGCCGGGACGCGGCCGCGGGCGCGGAGGCGGGCGTCTCTCGCGTGGGAACCGTGGCCATGGGGCTCTTGTGCCTGGGGTTGGTGTACCCGCTGACGCTGCTGCCCGCGCCGGTGGAGAACCTGCCCGTAGGCGGCTACCTGTCCGTGTTCCTGGTGATGATGGGCACCACACTGCTGGCGCCGACGCTGCTCCGGGGGCTGTGGTACGTCTACCGGCGCCCGGGAGAGTGGCTGCTGGGCATCAGCGGGCGGCTGGCGGCGGACAACTTCGCCCGGGCGCCCGTGCGGACGGCGGTGCCCGTCTCGGCGCTCGCCATCGGCGTGGCGCTGGCGGTGTGCATCGCGGGCTTCGTGGGCTCGTTCCAGCGCTCCACCCACAAGTGGATCAACCAGTCGGTGCCAGCCGACCTCTTCATCACCTCCTCGGCGCGGATGGCGGGCGTGCAGAACCAGCCGATGAAGCCCGCGCTGGGAGATGCCTTCGAGAAGCTGCCGGGCGTGGCGCAGGTGGAGCGGGTGCGGATGCTGCCGCACGATGTCCTCGGGCTGCGCGTGTACATCCTGTCGCTCGTTCCCGAAATCTACGAGCAGCGGGCCCAGCCCATCATCCTCGAGGGCCGCATGCTCACGCCCGAGGAGTGGAGCGCCGGGCGCATCATCGTCTCCGAGAACCTCTCCCGCCGCAGAGACCTCCATGTGGGCGACACCCTGGAGATCTCCACGCCTACGGGGCAGCGCACCTATACGGTGGGCGCGGTCTCGGTGGACTACACCTCGGACCAGGGCACGGTGGTGATGTCGCGCGAGGTGTACATGGCGCACTTCCAGGACGACCAGGTGGACGTCTTCGAGCTGTACCTGTCGGACCCGGCGCGGGTGGAGGAGGTGCGTCAGGCCATCACCGAGGCCCACGGCCGCCAGTATGACTTGTACGTGCTGACCAACGGCGAGCTGCGCCAGGAGGTCACCTCGCTCATCGACGATGCCTTCACCGTCACCTACGCCATGGAGGCGGTGGCGGTGCTGCTGGCGCTGCTGGGTGTCATCAACACGCTGCTGGCGGCGGTGCTGGACCGCACGCGGGAGATCGGCCTGCTGCGCGCGGTGGGGGCAGCCCGGGCGCACGTGCTTCGGCTCTTCGTCGGTGAGGCGGCCTTCATCGGCCTGTCAGGAGGCCTCATCGGTGTAGCGGCAGGCACGGTGATGGGGCTCATCGTGACGATTACGGTAGGCGAGCAATCCACGGGCTGGCGCTTTCCGTATGTGTTCCCCACGGGGGTGGCGCTGCAGATGTCCGCGGCGGCCACATTGTGTGCCGCGGTCGCAGGTCTGTACCCCGCGCGGAGGGCGGCGTCGCTGGACGTCATCGAGGCGCTCGCCTACGAGTAA
- a CDS encoding response regulator: MAAAEPQVPFHILLVEDEPVIRELVSSMLSDEAVDVVCAADGIEGLKLAKSRPFHLILMDVVLPQLDGVSVCRILKSDPKTASVPLYMLTAKAKKADVESATQAGADGYIQKPFRGTELMSLVDRLRAAVATH; the protein is encoded by the coding sequence ATGGCCGCCGCCGAACCCCAAGTGCCGTTCCACATCCTGCTCGTCGAGGACGAGCCCGTCATCCGCGAGCTGGTCAGCTCGATGCTGAGCGACGAGGCGGTGGACGTGGTGTGCGCGGCCGATGGAATCGAAGGGCTGAAGCTGGCCAAGAGCCGCCCCTTCCACCTCATCTTGATGGACGTGGTGCTGCCGCAGCTGGACGGGGTGTCGGTGTGCCGCATCCTCAAGAGCGATCCGAAGACGGCGAGCGTGCCGCTCTACATGCTCACGGCGAAGGCGAAGAAGGCGGATGTGGAGAGCGCCACGCAGGCGGGCGCTGACGGCTACATCCAGAAGCCCTTCCGGGGCACGGAGCTGATGTCGCTGGTGGACCGGCTGCGCGCGGCGGTCGCCACGCACTGA
- a CDS encoding PilZ domain-containing protein — translation MTTTLQGSRAPDRFHPRVEANLMVKVILPGRAVVAKAKDLSMAGLFLHAQPAESMRQLTLSIPLPGDREIVANCSILRRESNGVALEFGTLDWDDFLALARFLHPRLP, via the coding sequence ATGACGACCACCCTTCAAGGCTCCCGCGCCCCGGATCGCTTCCACCCCCGCGTGGAGGCCAACCTCATGGTCAAGGTCATCCTCCCGGGGCGCGCCGTGGTGGCCAAGGCCAAGGACCTGTCCATGGCCGGCCTCTTCCTCCATGCCCAGCCCGCCGAGTCCATGCGGCAGCTCACCCTCTCCATCCCCCTGCCGGGAGACCGGGAGATCGTCGCCAACTGCTCCATCCTCCGCCGCGAGAGCAACGGCGTGGCGCTCGAGTTCGGCACGCTCGACTGGGACGACTTCCTCGCCCTGGCCCGCTTCCTCCACCCGCGCCTGCCCTGA